One genomic segment of Rivularia sp. PCC 7116 includes these proteins:
- a CDS encoding anthranilate synthase component I — MITELQPWYWRKLPLNKRTGSHVFACLFISGCQNQIAALLESPYGNNSNNPKLARYSICAGSPRVINNVVQMWTPQLGGVFPFLKQLLGKQILAKQIETEVSLLPFTGGWLGWLGYDVAGEIETLPTLKSDSLPFPVAFWYEPECFAVLDHWQQVLWLATSDSGKLDELENKLEQNFDSSDSASAIRHRKLSPLQLLTSQADYEAAVLQAKKYIKAGDIFQTNLSIRFETQTNASGWEIYLALQKINPSPFASYFKTPWGEVVSCSPERLVQVYENQAQTRPIAGTRKRGETEEEDRKLAQELLTNTKERAEHIMLVDLERNDLGRVCEWGSVQVDELFAIERYSHVMHLVSNVKGILKYDDSKQMNRQNKENIIDTIAAMFPGGTITGCPKVRCMEIIEELEPVKRSLFYGSCGYLDRRGNLDLNILIRTLLVAAKVNKSFNPLAPSRITPYHLFNSFKKFDPQSSRLNLHHSNLNSVWGQVGAGIVADSNARKEWYESLHKAQAQIKALQIV, encoded by the coding sequence ATGATTACAGAATTACAGCCTTGGTATTGGCGGAAGCTTCCTTTAAACAAGCGTACTGGTAGTCACGTTTTTGCTTGTTTGTTTATTTCTGGCTGCCAAAATCAAATCGCTGCTCTTTTGGAAAGCCCTTATGGAAATAATTCAAATAATCCGAAATTAGCTCGTTATTCTATATGTGCTGGTTCACCTCGGGTAATTAATAATGTTGTGCAAATGTGGACTCCCCAATTAGGAGGAGTGTTTCCTTTTCTCAAACAATTATTAGGAAAGCAAATATTAGCAAAGCAGATAGAAACGGAAGTTTCTTTGCTTCCATTTACCGGAGGCTGGTTGGGTTGGTTGGGCTATGATGTGGCTGGGGAAATAGAAACTTTACCGACATTAAAATCCGATAGTTTACCGTTTCCAGTCGCTTTTTGGTACGAACCCGAATGTTTTGCAGTACTAGATCATTGGCAGCAGGTTTTATGGCTGGCTACAAGCGATAGCGGCAAACTTGATGAATTAGAAAATAAACTCGAACAAAATTTTGATTCATCAGATTCTGCATCTGCAATTCGCCATAGGAAATTATCTCCCTTACAACTACTTACCTCTCAAGCTGATTATGAAGCGGCTGTTTTGCAAGCCAAAAAGTACATAAAAGCAGGGGATATTTTTCAAACCAATCTTTCTATCCGTTTTGAGACTCAAACAAATGCTTCTGGATGGGAAATTTATCTAGCTCTACAAAAAATAAATCCTTCTCCTTTTGCTAGCTATTTCAAGACTCCTTGGGGTGAAGTAGTTAGTTGCTCTCCGGAAAGATTAGTTCAAGTATACGAAAATCAAGCTCAAACTCGACCAATTGCTGGAACCCGAAAGCGCGGTGAAACAGAAGAAGAAGATCGGAAATTAGCGCAAGAATTACTTACTAATACTAAAGAGCGTGCCGAACATATTATGCTGGTGGACTTAGAGCGTAATGATTTGGGACGAGTCTGTGAATGGGGAAGCGTGCAAGTTGATGAGTTGTTTGCCATTGAACGTTACAGTCATGTAATGCATCTGGTTAGTAACGTTAAGGGAATTCTCAAATACGACGACTCCAAACAGATGAATCGTCAAAACAAAGAAAATATAATCGACACGATTGCTGCTATGTTTCCCGGTGGTACGATAACGGGTTGTCCTAAAGTTCGTTGCATGGAAATAATAGAAGAACTCGAACCTGTTAAACGCAGCTTATTTTATGGTTCCTGCGGTTATTTAGATCGAAGGGGTAATTTAGACCTAAATATCTTAATTCGGACTTTGTTGGTAGCAGCTAAAGTAAATAAGTCTTTCAACCCTCTTGCTCCATCGCGCATTACGCCATATCATTTATTTAATTCCTTTAAAAAGTTCGATCCTCAATCTTCCAGATTAAATTTACACCACTCAAATCTTAATTCTGTTTGGGGACAAGTTGGTGCAGGAATTGTCGCAGATAGCAATGCTCGCAAAGAGTGGTACGAATCTCTGCATAAAGCACAAGCGCAAATCAAAGCATTGCAAATAGTTTAG
- the pipX gene encoding transcriptional coactivator PipX produces MNSENSETYLNHPTWGLLYRICMVEQSQELFTTLYAQRLFFLVINDEKGIKFQPVGRTEARMMLENRLRNLRRSGQSIEYDQLTSIFQRTFQ; encoded by the coding sequence ATGAATTCAGAAAACTCCGAAACTTACTTGAATCATCCAACCTGGGGACTACTTTACAGAATATGTATGGTGGAACAAAGTCAAGAGCTTTTTACTACGTTGTATGCTCAACGTTTATTTTTCTTGGTAATCAATGATGAAAAAGGAATCAAGTTCCAACCAGTAGGACGTACCGAGGCAAGAATGATGTTGGAAAATCGTTTGCGTAATTTGCGTCGCAGCGGGCAGTCTATTGAGTACGATCAGCTAACTAGTATTTTTCAACGTACATTTCAATGA
- a CDS encoding YggS family pyridoxal phosphate-dependent enzyme: MTSSLTKRIRSIQDSLPESVKLIAVSKKVSVAAMREAYAAGIRDFGESKVQEATSKIEQLQDLSGITWHFIGHLQSNKAKKALSYFQWFHSVDSLKLAQRLNLLASEMGISPKVCLQVKILPDPSKSGFTVSQLLDDLVELNLCQSLQFEGLMTIPPLGLETPEVMKVFNQTRELATKIDRRNLENIKIKQLSMGMSQDYQLAIQSGATMIRLGTILFGERQLESEKDEV, encoded by the coding sequence ATGACTAGTTCGCTAACTAAACGTATACGTTCAATACAAGACTCGCTTCCTGAATCTGTGAAATTGATTGCTGTCAGCAAAAAAGTTTCGGTGGCAGCAATGCGCGAAGCATATGCTGCCGGTATCCGAGATTTCGGCGAAAGTAAGGTTCAAGAAGCTACGAGCAAAATTGAGCAATTACAAGACTTATCAGGTATTACTTGGCATTTTATTGGACATCTACAAAGCAATAAAGCTAAAAAGGCTCTTTCTTATTTTCAATGGTTTCATTCCGTAGATAGCCTCAAGCTCGCACAGCGCTTAAATTTGTTAGCTTCGGAAATGGGAATTAGCCCTAAAGTTTGCCTGCAAGTTAAAATCCTCCCCGATCCAAGCAAATCCGGTTTTACAGTATCTCAACTTCTAGATGATTTGGTGGAACTTAATCTATGTCAAAGTTTACAATTTGAAGGTTTGATGACAATTCCACCATTAGGATTAGAAACTCCGGAAGTTATGAAGGTGTTTAATCAAACACGAGAACTGGCAACTAAAATTGATCGACGGAACTTGGAAAATATCAAAATAAAGCAGCTTTCTATGGGAATGTCGCAAGATTATCAGTTAGCAATTCAATCTGGTGCAACGATGATACGTTTGGGAACTATTTTATTCGGAGAACGCCAGTTAGAATCCGAAAAAGATGAGGTGTAA
- a CDS encoding cell division protein SepF, with product MNNIFSRLRDFVGLNEPVEYEYYEEEPDAEGYENLYHEHNQSAPAPAPAPQPESAPVNRRWREPMPTMGSDVTSTSSAKAMSNVIGMPGVLNGISEVLVLEPRTFEEMPQAIQALRERKSVVLNLTIMDPDQAQRAVDFVAGGTYALDGHQERIGESIFLFTPSCVQVSTTGGVLHEVPQPPVRPRPNPNPSGQAWGNEPNHMAQ from the coding sequence ATGAATAACATATTTTCCCGATTGAGAGACTTTGTTGGTCTAAATGAGCCAGTAGAATATGAGTACTATGAAGAGGAACCGGATGCAGAAGGTTATGAAAATCTGTATCACGAGCATAATCAATCAGCACCAGCACCAGCACCAGCACCTCAACCAGAAAGTGCTCCAGTTAATCGACGTTGGCGCGAACCAATGCCTACAATGGGAAGCGATGTAACAAGCACTTCTTCTGCAAAGGCAATGAGTAATGTTATTGGTATGCCAGGAGTTTTAAATGGTATTTCTGAGGTATTAGTTCTTGAACCACGTACCTTTGAAGAAATGCCCCAAGCGATTCAAGCATTGCGCGAACGCAAGTCTGTTGTCTTAAATTTGACAATCATGGACCCAGACCAAGCTCAGCGTGCTGTAGATTTTGTTGCAGGAGGTACTTACGCCCTTGACGGACATCAAGAGCGTATAGGAGAAAGTATCTTTCTGTTTACACCTAGCTGCGTTCAAGTTAGCACTACTGGCGGAGTACTTCATGAAGTTCCTCAACCACCAGTACGTCCTCGCCCTAATCCAAATCCATCTGGCCAAGCGTGGGGAAACGAACCGAATCACATGGCGCAATGA
- the proC gene encoding pyrroline-5-carboxylate reductase, with product MTNHRKFGLIGGGVMGEALLSRLISCEIYQPSEVIVSEPLTERRAYLEQEYKILAIADSSMAFTEATEVVFLAIKPQIFSAIAQELAPVIRHGSKQLIVSILAGVPLKQLEAAFPGLPVVRAMPNTPATVGAGMTAICCGAYTKAKHTEIAKKLFSAVGEVEEIPEYLMDAVTGLSGSGPAYVALMVEALADGGVAAGLPRAVASKLALQTVLGTAQLLQESKMHPAVLKDKVTSPGGTTIAGITKLEQAAFRSALIEAVKAATKRSQELGK from the coding sequence ATGACAAATCATAGAAAATTTGGCTTAATTGGTGGCGGGGTAATGGGTGAAGCATTATTATCCCGCCTCATCAGTTGTGAGATATATCAACCATCTGAAGTTATTGTCAGCGAACCACTTACAGAACGTCGAGCTTATTTAGAGCAAGAATACAAAATTTTGGCGATCGCTGATAGCAGCATGGCGTTTACAGAAGCCACAGAAGTAGTATTTTTAGCCATTAAGCCTCAGATTTTCAGTGCTATTGCTCAAGAACTGGCACCAGTAATTAGACACGGCAGCAAGCAGCTAATAGTTTCGATTCTGGCAGGAGTACCTTTAAAACAATTGGAAGCAGCTTTCCCAGGTTTGCCGGTAGTCAGAGCAATGCCGAATACCCCAGCTACAGTAGGTGCGGGAATGACTGCTATCTGTTGTGGTGCTTACACCAAAGCTAAACATACAGAAATCGCTAAGAAACTATTTTCCGCAGTCGGGGAAGTAGAAGAAATACCGGAATACTTAATGGATGCAGTCACAGGGCTTTCCGGAAGCGGACCAGCTTATGTCGCTTTGATGGTAGAAGCTCTTGCTGACGGTGGAGTTGCAGCAGGTTTACCAAGAGCAGTTGCCAGCAAGTTGGCATTGCAAACAGTATTGGGAACTGCACAACTATTGCAAGAAAGCAAAATGCACCCAGCAGTATTGAAAGATAAAGTTACTAGCCCTGGCGGTACGACAATTGCCGGTATTACTAAGCTCGAACAGGCTGCGTTTCGTTCTGCATTAATTGAAGCTGTAAAAGCTGCTACGAAACGTTCTCAAGAATTAGGAAAATAG